One genomic window of Dromaius novaehollandiae isolate bDroNov1 chromosome 23, bDroNov1.hap1, whole genome shotgun sequence includes the following:
- the YARS1 gene encoding tyrosine--tRNA ligase, cytoplasmic: MEAAPGPQEKYHLITRNLQEVLGEDKLMSILKERELRIYWGTATTGKPHVAYFVPMSKIADFLKAGCEVTILFADLHAYLDNMKAPWELLELRTRYYENVIKAMLESIGVPLEKLKFVRGTDYQLSKEYTLDVYRLSSVVTQHDAKKAGAEVVKQVEHPLLSGLLYPGLQALDEEYLKVDAQFGGVDQRKIFTFAEKYLPSLGYAKRVHLMNPMVPGLTGSKMSSSEEESKIDLLDRKEDVKKKLKKAFCEPGNVENNGVLSFIKHVLFPLKSEFVILREEKWGGNKTYTAYEALEKDFAEQVVHPGDLKNSVEVALNKLLDPIREKFNNPELKKLTNAAYPDPSKAKPAEKGTKNSEPENVVPSRLDIRVGKVISVEKHPDADSLYVEKIDVGEPEPRTVVSGLVQFVPREQLQDRLVVLLCNLKPQKMRGVESQGMVLCASSVGEPRQVEPLDPPAGCCAGERVYVEGYEGGEPDDELKPKKKVFEKLQADFRVSQDCVAQWKQRNFLTKLGSISCKTLKGGSIG, encoded by the exons atggaggccgcgcccggcccgcagGAGAAGTATCACCTCATCACCCGGAACCTGCAG GAGGTGCTGGGGGAGGATAAGCTCATGTCCATCCTGAAGGAAAGAGAGTTGAGGATCTACTGGGGGACAGCCACCACAGGCAAGCCGCACGTGGCCTACTTTGTGCCAATGTCCAAGATCGCAGACTTCCTGAAGGCAGGATGCGAG GTGACGATACTCTTCGCTGATCTCCATGCTTACTTAGACAACATGAAGGCCCCCTGGGAGTTGCTGGAGTTGCGCACCCGCTACTACGAGAACGTGATCAAAGCCATGCTGGAGAGCATTGGAGTGCCCCTGGAAAAGCTGAAGTTTGTCCGGGGCACCGACTACCAGCTCAGCAA GGAGTACACGCTGGACGTGTACCGCCTCTCGTCCGTGGTCACGCAGCACGACGCGAAGAAGGCGGGAGCTGAGGTGGTGAAGCAGGTGGAGCACCCCTTGCTGAGCGGTTTGCTCTACCCAGGCCTGCAG GCCCTGGATGAGGAGTACCTCAAGGTTGACGCACAGTTCGGAGGAGTTGATCAGAGGAAGATTTTCACCTTTGCAGAGAAG TACCTTCCTTCTCTGGGCTATGCCAAGCGCGTCCATTTGATGAACCCGATGGTTCCTGGTCTAACAGGCAGCAAAATGAGCTCATCAGAAGAG GAGTCAAAGATCGACCTTCTAGACCGCAAGGAGGATGTGAAGAAGAAGTTGAAGAAGGCCTTCTGCGAGCCAGGAAATGTGGAGAACAACGGCGTCCTCTCCTTCATCAAACACGTCCTCTTTCCTCTCAAGTCAG AGTTTGTGATTCTGCGAGAAGAAAAATGGGGAGGAAACAAAACCTACACAGCCTACGAAGCCTTGGAGAAGGACTTTGCTGAGCAG GTCGTACATCCTGGAGACCTAAAGAATTCAGTGGAAGTGGCCCTGAACAAGCTGCTTGACCCCATCAGAGAGAAATTCAACAACCCAGAGCTGAAGAAGCTAACCAACGCAGCGTATCCCGACCCTTCCAAAGCCA AGCCCGCAGAGAAGGGCACCAAGAACTCGGAGCCAGAGAACGTGGTCCCATCTCGGCTGGACATCCGCGTTGGCAAAGTGATCAGCGTGGAAAAG CATCCGGATGCGGACAGCCTGTACGTGGAGAAAATCGACGTGGGCGAGCCCGAGCCTCGCACCGTGGTCAGCGGCCTGGTGCAGTTTgtccccagggagcagctgcaggacagactggtggtgctgctctgcaaccTCAAGCCCCAGAAGATGAGGGGAGTGGAGTCGCAGGGCATGGTGCTGTGCGCTTCCAG TGTGGGGGAGCCGCGGCAGGTGGAGCCCCTGGACCCACCAGCCGGGTGCTGCGCCGGGGAGCGCGTCTACGTGGAGGGCTACGAGGGCGGGGAGCCTGACGACGAGCTCAAGCCGAAGAAGAAGGTCTTTGAGAAGCTGCAG gcTGACTTCCGCGTCTCCCAGGACTGCGTTGCCCAGTGGAAGCAGAGGAACTTCCTGACCAAGCTGGGGAGCATCTCGTGTAAAACCCTGAAGGGGGGGAGCATCGGCTAA